The Drosophila mauritiana strain mau12 chromosome 2R, ASM438214v1, whole genome shotgun sequence genome has a segment encoding these proteins:
- the LOC117138136 gene encoding transcription factor Dp isoform X2, giving the protein MAHSTGGTVKADEVNFFYRNEHGQISKMLKPAQNKSEMEGGKPVAVVYATGSSARNSGSASGIGNVGRMGAFSQMGSSSQGQFIRLQDNGLSIPKTEGTTYTTVSAQKTSGAGSGLYDLPLKGDRYVKFTPNPMKMKSKLHAIQSNSLHSMSASSSSVQRKRKPDKAGKGLRHFSMKVCEKVEEKGKTTYNEVADDLVSEEMKNNAYDNNCDQKNIRRRVYDALNVLMAINVISKDKKEIRWIGLPANSAETFLALEEENSQRRERIKQKNEMLREMIMQHVAFKGLVERNKRNESQGVVPSPNASIQLPFIIVNTHKSTKINCSVTNDKSEYIFKFDKTFEMHDDIEVLKRMGFLLGLDKGECTPENIERVKSWVPPNLAKYVEAYGTGKTGENMYESDDEDNEFNGYLESANESQGFAQHSAQHTTDGEFKLEMDDDELDDDID; this is encoded by the exons ATGGCGCATTCGACGGGCGGTACGGTGAAGGCCGATGAGGTGAACTTCTTCTACCGGAATGAGCACG GACAAATATCCAAAATGCTGAAGCCGGCCCAAAACAAGTCCGAAATGGAGGGCGGTAAGCCCGTGGCGGTGGTCTACGCCACCGGTTCATCCGCGCGCAACAGCGGAAGTGCTAGCGGCATCGGCAACGTGGGACGCATGGGCGCCTTTAGTCAGATG GGCTCCAGCAGTCAAGGGCAGTTTATACGGCTGCAGGACAACGGACTGTCCATTCCAAAAACAGAAG GTACTACCTACACCACCGTTTCGGCGCAAAAGACTTCGGGTGCTGGCAGTGGTCTTTACGACTTGCCATTGAAGGGAGATCGCTATGTGAAATTTACGCCAAATCCcatgaaaatgaaatcaaaact CCATGCCATTCAGAGCAACTCGTTGCACTCCATGTCCGCCTCCTCATCGTCCGTTCAAAGGAAACGCAAGCCGGACAAGGCAGGCAAGGGTTTGCGCCATTTCTCGATGAAGGTATGCGAAAAGGTGGAGGAGAAGGGCAAGACCACCTACAATGAGGTGGCCGACGACCTGGTCAGCGAGGAGATGAAGAACAATGCGTACGACAACAACTGTGATCAAAAGAATATCCGACGTCGTGTCTACGATGCGCTCAACGTACTGATGGCAATCAATGTTATTTCCAAGGACAAGAAGGAGATTCGCTGGATAGGACTGCCCGCAAATTCGGCAGAG ACATTTCTGGCCCTGGAAGAGGAAAACAGTCAGCGCCGCGAGCgaataaaacagaaaaacgAAATGCTGCGCGAAATGATCATGCAGCATGTGGCGTTCAAGGGATTGGTCGAGCGGAACAAGCGAAACGAGAGCCAAGGCGTGGTGCCTTCCCCGAATGCCTCGATCCAGCTACCGTTCATCATCGTGAACACGCACAAGTCCACGAAAATCAACTGCAGTGTGACCAACGACAA GTCCGAATACATATTCAAGTTCGACAAAACCTTCGAAATGCACGATGACATTGAGGTGCTCAAGCGTATGGGATTCCTATTGG GACTGGATAAGGGCGAATGCACGCCGGAGAACATTGAACGAGTCAAGTCCTGGGTGCCTCCGAACCTCGCCAAATACGTAGAAG CCTACGGCACCGGCAAGACTGGCGAAAACATGTACGAATCGGACGACGAGGACAATGAGTTCAACGGGTACCTGGAGTCGGCCAATGAGTCCCAGGGCTTTGCACAACACTCGGCACAACACACCACCGATGGCGAATTCAAGCTGGAGATGGACGATGACGAGCTGGACGACGACATTGATTGA
- the LOC117136642 gene encoding transmembrane protein 183, with protein sequence MSFDADCDEFIRNKLFRTRGKCTIYARQSDVCVAVKQKSISRATAPTLAMAEGNNNNVINMRHDIWFHISMHIDPEDVQTFALICKQTARLVASRAFWRNLYRRHCTGATSGWNLDLPAELQLEPIRNCDTRALRSLVIEALFHCHRPLKVRLELGYNLDWMLQRIFVSCWQTQYQCLWIMCYKFWNRQSHEQDETETDTSEVVNDWESLADDDAAKLAPTFGNPHEGVVLLIVLCRHFVPTPNQLAYGPQQARYRLRATRELLCTDMRAKNLELDFAEDGCRNVSVTVKHARIEKYKVLPWWHPDFQRFVK encoded by the exons ATGAGTTTTGATGCCGATTGTGATGAGTTTATTCGAAACAAACTATTCCGTACCAGAGGGAAATGTA CCATATATGCCCGGCAATCGGATGTCTGCGTAGCGGTGAAGCAAAAGTCCATATCCCGAGCCACTGCACCCACTTTGGCCATGGCGgagggcaacaacaacaatgtgATCAACATGCGGCATGACATTTGGTTCCACATATCAATGCACATTGACCCGGAGGACGTGCAGACCTTCGCTCTCATATGTAAACAAACCGCCAGGCTGGTGGCTTCTCGGGCCTTTTGGCGCAATCTTTACCGGCGTCACTGCACCGGTGCCACCTCTGGTTGGAATCTGGACCTGCCGGCCGAGCTGCAGCTGGAGCCGATACGCAATTGTGATACCCGGGCGCTCAGATCCCTTGTCATAGAGGCGCTCTTCCACTGCCACCGACCGCTGAAGGTTCGCCTGGAGCTAGGTTATAACCTGGACTGGATGTTACAGCGCATCTTTGTGTCCTGTTGGCAGACGCAGTACCAGTGTCTATGGATCATGTGCTACAAGTTTTGGAACCGACAGTCCCATGAGCAGGACGAAACGGAGACGGACACGAGTGAAGTTGTTAATGACTGGGAATCGCTGGCGGATGATGATGCGGCCAAGCTAGCTCCAACTTTTGGTAATCCCCACGAGGGTGTGGTTCTGCTTATTGTTCTGTGCCGCCACTTCGTGCCAACTCCCAACCAGCTAGCCTATGGCCCTCAGCAGGCACGTTACCGTCTGCGGGCCACCCGGGAACTCCTCTGCACGGATATGCGGGCCAAGAACCTAGAGCTAGACTTCGCTGAGGATGGCTGCCGAAATGTGTCGGTAACCGTTAAGCACGCTCGCATCGAAAAGTACAAAGTATTGCCCTGGTGGCATCCGGACTTCCAGAGATTCGTTAAATAA
- the LOC117138137 gene encoding probable peroxisomal membrane protein PEX13: protein MVDNNNLRSAVISEAPLLPPSSSIGVGVSSAGGSPPEAVLRTPYGNVRALPGPAQPPPLPQSPFQQTQQFGGFGSGYGGNNYGLGGYGGFNSGAFGYGGLGGFGSGLGGGFGSGYGYGGGYGGGYGGGFGGGYNRFGSMGENDAEQRFIHMAESSSRPAFQSIESLVSAIGNIASMLDSTFFALTSSFRAILGVATNFVRLRSVFAQFWTTFAIFRGLNWMYRKILYWLRLSNLDPSSAAFKKAFAEALNENNGQARGAPNVPRKANSPWPVLAFISFIFTAPYLIMKLLGTVTNTAQEEARNPAKWTAPIQTQAIYDFVGRSPSELSLRAGQTLHVAPRDIQQTLNLLNTGWALATTNGQTSGIIPISYVKSPQQMRQEMQDQTKPAQPQPQLMNLSAGAFASPPLEQQMNYDFNLAAQQQVPLGPPSTTSAVLGEGFA, encoded by the exons ATGGTCGACAACAATAACCTACGCAGTGCGGTGATCAGCGAGGCACCGCTGCTGCCGCCCTCGAGCAGCATCGGAGTTGGCGTTTCCAGCGCCGGAGGATCTCCGCCGGAAGCGGTGCTGCGCACTCCATACGGCAATGTTAGGGCGCTGCCCGGACCGGCGCAGCCCCCTCCTTTGCCGCAATCCCCATTCCAGCAGACACAACAGTTCGGTGGTTTCGGCAGCGGGTACGGCGGAAACAACTACGGACTCGGGGGTTATGGTGGCTTCAACAGTGGCGCCTTTGGATATGGTGGACTGGGTGGATTTGGAAGTGGACTTGGAGGTGGATTTGGAAGTGGATACGGCTATGGAGGTGGCTATGGCGGAGGCTATGGTGGTGGCTTCGGCGGAGGGTACAACAGATTTGGATCAATGGGTGAAAACGATGCGGAGCAGCGGTTCATTCATATGGCTGAGTCCAGCTCGCGCCCGGCCTTTCAGAGCATCGAATCCCTGGTGTCGGCCATCGGCAACATCGCCTCCATGCTGGACTCCACATTCTTCGCGCTGACCAGCTCGTTTCGGGCCATTCTCGGCGTGGCAACGAACTTTGTCCGGCTGCGAAGTGTGTTTGCCCAATTTTGGACTACGTTTGCCATATTCCGCGGTCTAAACTGGATGTACAGGAA GATTCTCTATTGGCTGCGCCTATCGAACCTGGACCCCTCATCGGCGGCCTTCAAGAAGGCCTTTGCCGAGGCACTGAACGAAAACAATGGCCAGGCGAGAGGAGCACCTAATGTGCCGCGAAAGGCCAACTCACCCTGGCCGGTGCTGGCCTTCATCAGTTTCATCTTCACTGCTCCCTACTTGATCATGAAGCTGCTGGGAACCGTGACGAACACCGCCCAGGAGGAAG CCCGTAATCCGGCCAAGTGGACTGCGCCGATTCAGACTCAGGCCATTTACGACTTCGTAGGTCGCAGCCCGAGCGAGCTTTCGCTGCGCGCCGGCCAAACGCTACATGTGGCTCCCCGCGACATCCAGCAGACGCTCAATTTGCTGAACACTGGCTGGGCTCTAGCCACCACCAACGGACAGACCTCCGGCATCATTCCAATTAGTTATGTGAAATCGCCACAACAAATGCGCCAAGAGATGCAGGATCAAACCAAGCCCGCTCAGCCACAGCCCCAACTAATGAATTTGTCCGCGGGAGCCTTTGCGTCTCCGCCGTTGGAGCAGCAGATGAACTACGACTTTAACCTGGCTGCCCAGCAGCAGGTGCCTTTGGGTCCGCCCTCAACGACGTCAGCTGTGCTGGGCGAGGGATTCGCCTGA
- the LOC117138136 gene encoding transcription factor Dp isoform X1 has product MAHSTGGTVKADEVNFFYRNEHGQISKMLKPAQNKSEMEGGKPVAVVYATGSSARNSGSASGIGNVGRMGAFSQMGSSSQGQFIRLQDNGLSIPKTEAGTTYTTVSAQKTSGAGSGLYDLPLKGDRYVKFTPNPMKMKSKLHAIQSNSLHSMSASSSSVQRKRKPDKAGKGLRHFSMKVCEKVEEKGKTTYNEVADDLVSEEMKNNAYDNNCDQKNIRRRVYDALNVLMAINVISKDKKEIRWIGLPANSAETFLALEEENSQRRERIKQKNEMLREMIMQHVAFKGLVERNKRNESQGVVPSPNASIQLPFIIVNTHKSTKINCSVTNDKSEYIFKFDKTFEMHDDIEVLKRMGFLLGLDKGECTPENIERVKSWVPPNLAKYVEAYGTGKTGENMYESDDEDNEFNGYLESANESQGFAQHSAQHTTDGEFKLEMDDDELDDDID; this is encoded by the exons ATGGCGCATTCGACGGGCGGTACGGTGAAGGCCGATGAGGTGAACTTCTTCTACCGGAATGAGCACG GACAAATATCCAAAATGCTGAAGCCGGCCCAAAACAAGTCCGAAATGGAGGGCGGTAAGCCCGTGGCGGTGGTCTACGCCACCGGTTCATCCGCGCGCAACAGCGGAAGTGCTAGCGGCATCGGCAACGTGGGACGCATGGGCGCCTTTAGTCAGATG GGCTCCAGCAGTCAAGGGCAGTTTATACGGCTGCAGGACAACGGACTGTCCATTCCAAAAACAGAAG CAGGTACTACCTACACCACCGTTTCGGCGCAAAAGACTTCGGGTGCTGGCAGTGGTCTTTACGACTTGCCATTGAAGGGAGATCGCTATGTGAAATTTACGCCAAATCCcatgaaaatgaaatcaaaact CCATGCCATTCAGAGCAACTCGTTGCACTCCATGTCCGCCTCCTCATCGTCCGTTCAAAGGAAACGCAAGCCGGACAAGGCAGGCAAGGGTTTGCGCCATTTCTCGATGAAGGTATGCGAAAAGGTGGAGGAGAAGGGCAAGACCACCTACAATGAGGTGGCCGACGACCTGGTCAGCGAGGAGATGAAGAACAATGCGTACGACAACAACTGTGATCAAAAGAATATCCGACGTCGTGTCTACGATGCGCTCAACGTACTGATGGCAATCAATGTTATTTCCAAGGACAAGAAGGAGATTCGCTGGATAGGACTGCCCGCAAATTCGGCAGAG ACATTTCTGGCCCTGGAAGAGGAAAACAGTCAGCGCCGCGAGCgaataaaacagaaaaacgAAATGCTGCGCGAAATGATCATGCAGCATGTGGCGTTCAAGGGATTGGTCGAGCGGAACAAGCGAAACGAGAGCCAAGGCGTGGTGCCTTCCCCGAATGCCTCGATCCAGCTACCGTTCATCATCGTGAACACGCACAAGTCCACGAAAATCAACTGCAGTGTGACCAACGACAA GTCCGAATACATATTCAAGTTCGACAAAACCTTCGAAATGCACGATGACATTGAGGTGCTCAAGCGTATGGGATTCCTATTGG GACTGGATAAGGGCGAATGCACGCCGGAGAACATTGAACGAGTCAAGTCCTGGGTGCCTCCGAACCTCGCCAAATACGTAGAAG CCTACGGCACCGGCAAGACTGGCGAAAACATGTACGAATCGGACGACGAGGACAATGAGTTCAACGGGTACCTGGAGTCGGCCAATGAGTCCCAGGGCTTTGCACAACACTCGGCACAACACACCACCGATGGCGAATTCAAGCTGGAGATGGACGATGACGAGCTGGACGACGACATTGATTGA